TCTTTAGGAATGTGTCGTAGCGCGCTGACAACCGTGCGGGGGGCGGGCTCTCCCAGATCCACTTCCTGGACATACAGAGCCCCAGCCAATGGGTGGTAGCGGACGCCAACGATCCGACCAATCCGCAGGTCGAGGCGAGACACGTCCATGCGAGGTTCCTCCTCTAACGCAGACTCagattttgttctctctctcctccctgagagagagggagacagacagagaaagagagggaattgagagagagggagagggagagggagagggagagaggggcggggccttcgccagggttgcaatctgagccctgtactcttcaatatttatttcaacgaattggccactattctagaacaATCCTCaacccctggtgttagtctccacaattcagaggttaaatgcatgctctttgcagatgacctatgcctgctgtcacccacagcacatggcctacagcagagcctggacctgctagagcagtactgccaaacctgggccctggcagtaaaccccaaaaagactaaaataatgattttccagagaagatccagatctcagggaattagaccaaagttctcaattggtacaaaatatatagagtactgtacacactacatttactgaggtttaaatatatagagtactgcacacactacaattactttggtttatatatacagtggggagaacaagtatttgatacactgccgattttgcaggttttcctacttacaaagcatgtagaggtctgtaatttttatcataggtacacttcaactgtgagagacggaatctaaaacaaaaatccagaaaatcacattgtatgatttttaagtaattaatttgcattttttaaattttatttgcACCACCCTCTCTACAGAGTTATTTGTCTGTAATCTTCAGTATAGAGTCCTAGCTGCATTACATCTAATAAAAGAGATGATCTAGAAGTCACTGACAAACTGACTCCTAACTACTGACTGGGGATTTGTCTGTCTCAGTTGGGATGTCTCGGTTAGCAAAGTATTGATTTGAGGATTTTGTCTTCTCTTTTACATTGATTGACATTAAACCATTGCATTGGTCACAgttgtctatctgtgtgtgtgtgtgtgtgtgtgtgtgtgtgtgtgtgtgtgtgtgtgtgtgtgtgtgtgtgtgtgtgtgtgtgtgtgtgtgtgtgtgtctcaccctttctctctcctctcctcctcctcccatctcttTCCCTGCCGGGTTTGGGGTTGGTGCCGGGGGCAGACAGGGAAGCTGTGGACCCCGGGGCAGTAAGTTTGGAGGCAGTTGCTGCTTTGGCTGGAAACACACAGATAATTGAGGGTATAAagcaatcagtcagtcagtaatccaatcagtcagtcagccaatcaatcagtcagccagtcaatcagtcagccagtcaatcagtcagccattcaatcagtcagccagtcaatcaatcagtcagtcaatcagtcagccagtcaatcaatcagtcagccagtcaatcaatcagtcagtaatccagtcagtcagtcaatcagtcagttaaccagtcagtcagtacgcCAGCCAttcaatcagtcagccagtcaatcagtcagccagtcagcaagCCAttcaatcagtcagccagtcagcaagCCAttcaatcagtcagccagtcagcaagCCAttcaatcagtcagccagtcagccagctattcaatcagtcagccagccagtcagtaatCCAGTCAGTCCTTCAGTAAGTCACccagtcaatcagtcagccagtcaatcagtcagccagtcagtcagtcattcattcaatcagtcagtcagccagtcaatcaatcaatcaatcagtcagtcagccagccagtcagtaatCCAGTCAGTTAGTAAGCCTGTCAGTCAGTAAGCCAGTCAGTTAACCAGTCAGTTAGTCATTAAACCAGTCAGTTAACCAGTCAATAAGTCAATAGACCAGTCAgttaaccagtcagtcagccagtcagggtGGCAGTAAACCAGTGAGTTAACCAGTCAGTTAACCAGTTAGTCAGCCAGTAaaatagtcagtcagtcagtcattaaACCAATCAGTTAACCAGTCAGTAAAACAGTCAGTCAGTTAACCAGTCAGTTAGTTAACCAGTCAGttaaccagtcagccagtcagccagtaaaCCAGTTAGTTAACCAGTCAGCCAGTAAACCTTTCAGTTAACCAGCCAGTCAGttaaccagtcagtcagttaaccagtcagccagtcagccagtaaaCCAGTCAgataaccagtcagtcagtcaaataaccactcagtcagccagtcagccagtaaaCCAGTCAAataaccagtcagtcagttaacAAGTCAGCCAGTAAACCAGTCAgataaccagtcagtcagtaaaccAGTCAgataaccagtcagtcagtcagtcagtcagtaccttTCTTCTTCTGTTGTTTCTCAGTCAGTAGAATCTTCAGGTCAGAGATGTCTTTCTTCAGCTTAGCGTTCTCAACCAAcagtttcttctcttctctcactGTTTTCTGCAAGACTACAGAGAGAAAATACTTATTGACATGTTATAGACACGTATTAACATGTTATAGACACTTAATGACGCTTTATAAATGATTTATTAACGCTTTACAAATACATTGTAAACGGCAAAGCCCAGACTCTGCATCgttagagagagaaacagagagaaacagaacgagagacagacagagaaaaaaatgagaatgagagagacagacagagaaagaggcagacagagagacagacagcaattgacagagagagaaacagacagaggcagatagagagagagcgagatagagaggcagatagagagagagagagatagagaggcagatagagagagagcgagatagagaggcagatagagagagagcgagatagaggcaaatagagagagagagatagagagatagatagagaaagagcgagatagagaggcagatagagaaagagcgagatagagaggcagatagagagagagcgagatagagaggcagatagagagagagcgagatagagaggcagatagacagacagacagcaatagacagagagagagaaacagacagaggcagacagagagagagcgagatagagagatagagaggcagacagaggcagatagagagcgagagagatagagaggcagacagagagagagagagagaggcagatagagagagcgagagatagagaggcagatagagagagagcgagagatagagaggcagatagagagagagcgagatagagaggcagatagagagagagagagagagagaggcagatagagagagagcgagatagagaggcagacagggagagagagagagagagagagagagagagaggcagatagagagatagagaggcagacagaggcagatagagagagagagagagaggcagatagagagagagcgagatagagaggcagacagagagagagagagagagagagagagagagagagagagagagagagagagagagagagagagagagagagagaggcagacagagagagagagagagagagaggcagacagagagagagcgagatagagaggcagacagagagagagagagaggcagatagagagagagaggcagatagaggcagatagagagagcgagagatagagaggcagatagagagagagagaggcagatagagagagagcgagatagagaggcagacagagagagagagagagagagagagagagagagagagagaggcagatagagagagagcgagatagagaggcagatagagaaagaggcagatagagaggtagatagagagagagagagatagagaggcagagagagagagagaggcagatagagagagagcgagagaggcagatagagagagagcgagatagagaaagaggcagatagagaggcagatagagagagagcgagatagagaggcagatagagagagagagagaggcagacagagaaagagcgagatagagaggcagatagacaaacagacagcaatagacagagagagagaaacagacagaggcagatagagggagagcgagatagagaggcagacagagagagagcgagatagagaggcagacagagagagagagatagagaggcagacagagaaagagaaagatagagaggcagatagagagagagcgagatagagaggcagatagagagagagagagagagagagagagagagagagagagagagagaggcagacagaggaggaggcagacagagagagagcgagatagaggcagattgtgagagagtgagatagagaggcagacagagagagagagatagagaggcagacagagaaagaggcagatagagaggcagatagagagagagcgagatagagaggcagatagagagagagagagagaggcagatagagagagagagagagaggcagacagagaaagaggcagatagagaggcagatagagagagagcgagatagaggcagattgtgagagagtgagatagagaggcagacagaggcagataaggagagcgagagacagagaggcagacagagaggcaggcagaggaagaggcagacagagagagagcgagatagagaggcagatagagagaggcagataaggagagcgagagacagagaggcagacagagaggcagacagacagtgtttTCTTACGTTCCTTATCCTTCAGCAGCAGCACCTGTGTTGTGAAATACTCCATGATCATTTCACTCTCCTTGGGGTCCAGCTTCCCCAGAGCTGACAGACCTGGTATACTGGGGGAGAAAGAAAGCACAGTCATCACTATTgcctcaatcaatcaattaatcccATTTTTAGTGGTcaaatacacatatttaacagctGTTATTgccggtgtagcgaaatgcttgtgttcatagctccaacagttcagtaatatctaactaaatgcttgtgttcccagctccaacagtacagtagtatctaactaaatgcttgtgttcatagctccaacagtgcagtaatatctagataaatgtttgtgtttctagctccaacagtgcagtaatatctagataaatgcttgtgtttctagctccaacagtgcagtaatatctaactaaatgcttgtgttcctagctccaacagtgcagtaatatctagataaatgtttgtgtttctagctccaacagtgcagtaatatctaactaaatgcttgtgttcatagctccaacagtacagtaatatctaactaaatgcttgtgttcccagctccaacagtgcagtaatatctaactaaatgcttgtgttcatagctccaacagtacagtaatatctaactaaatgcttgtgttcatagctccaacagtgcagtagtatctagataaatgcttgtgtttctagctccaacagtacagtaatatctaactaaatgcttgtgttcctagctccaacagtacagtagtatctaactaaatgcttgtgttcatagctccaacagtgcagtaatatctaactaaatgcttgtgtttctagctccaacagtgcagtaatatctaactaaatgcttgtgttcctagctccaacagtacagtaatatctaactaaatgcttgtgtttctagctccaacagtgcagtaatatctaactaaatgcttgtgttcctagctccaacagtacagtaatatctaactaaatgcttgtgttcatagctccagcagtgcagtaatatctaactaaatacttgtgttcctagctccaacagtgcagtaatatctagataaatgcttgtgtttctagctccaacagtgcagtagtatctagataaatgcttgtgttcccagctccaacagtgcagtaatatctaactaaatgcttgtgtttctagctccaacagtgcagtaatatctaactaaatgcttgtgttcctagctccaacagtacagtaatatctaactaaatgcttgtgtttctagctccaacagtgcagtagtatctaactaaatgtttgtgtttctagctccaacagtgcagtaatatctagataaatgtttgtgtttctagctccaacagtgcagtaatatctagataaatgtttgtgtttctagctccaacagtgcagtaatatctagataaatgcttgtgtttctagctccaacagtgcagtagtatctagataaatgcttgtgttcatagctccaacagtacaataatatctaacaatacataCAGATCTAAAAGTTAAATAATGGAATAAAGAAATacataaatattaggacgagcaatgtcgaaGTCCGGAGCATAAATACACTATAtgcatacacagtaccagtcaaaagttttgaaacacctactcattcaagggtttttcttaatttttactattttctacattgtagaataatagtggaaacatcaaaactatgaaataacacatatgaaatcatgtagtaaccaaaaaagtgttaaacacatcaaaatatattttctattttagatacttcaaagtagccaccctttgccttgatgacagctttacacactcatggacttttctcaaccagcttcatgaggtaatcacctggaatgcttttcaaacagcctagaaggagttcccacacatgctgagcacttgttggctacttttccttcactctgcggtccaactcattccaaaacaTCGagatcaggtgattgtggaggccaggtcatctgatgcagcactccatcactctccttcttggtcaaatagcccttacacagcctggaggtgtgttgggtcattgtcctgttgaaaacaaatgatagtcccactaagcgcaaactagatgggatggtgtatctctgcagaatactgtggaagccatgctggttaaatgtgccttgaattctaaatcactgaaagtgtcaccagcaaagcacccccacacctcctcctccgtgcttcacggtggaaaccacaaatgcagagatcatccgttcacctactctgcatctcacaaagacacggcggttgaaaccaaaaatctcacatttgtaggacagatttccacctgtctaatgcccattgctcgtgtttatttgaccaagcaagtctcttcttattattggtgtcctttagtagtggtttctttgcagcaattctaccatgaaggcctgattcatgcggtctcctctgaacatttgatgttgagatctgtctgttacttgaactctgaagcatttatttgagctgcaatttctaaggctggtaactctaatgaacttatcctctgcagcagaggtgactctgggtcttcctttcctgtggcggtcctcatgagagccagtttcatcataaagcgcgatggtttttgtgactgcacctgaagaaatgttcaaagttcttgaaattttccggattgactgaccttcatgtcttaaagtaatgatggactgtcgtttctctttgcttatttgagctgttcttgccataatatggacttggtcttttacccaatagggctatcttctgtataccacccctaccttgtcacaacacagctgattggctcaaacacattaagaaggaaataaattccaaaaattaacttaaggcactactgttaattgaaatgcattccaggtgactacctcatcaagctggttgagagaatgccaagaatgtgcaaagctgtcatcaagacaaagggtggatATTTTgaaagaaatataaaacatattttgatttgtttaacacttgtttggttactacatgattccataagtgttatttcatagttttgatgtcttcactattattctacaatgtagaaaatagtacgaATAATGGAAAATCCTActgtgaagaatctcaaatataaaatacattttgatttgtttaacactttgaaAATAGTACCGTTTTTTTTTTCAAGATgatatggacagtatgtggaaagaatatgtagtatatctgaagaatacgtggatagaatactgtatgtacagcaatagttgaataggatggacttgactagaatacagtatatacatgtaaagtgagtaaaacagtatgtaaacattattaaagtgaccagtgttccatctCTATGGAGATAGGCCAGCAGCCTCTAAGATGCAGGGTTGTGTAACCGGATGGTAGTCGgatagtgacagtgactaagttcagggcagggtactgggtggaggcccagctagtgatggctatttaacagtctgatggccttgagatagaagctgttttttcagtctctcggtccctgctttgatgcacctgtactgacctcgccttctggatgatagtggggtgaacaggaagtggctcgggtggttgatgtccctgatcatctttttggccttcctgtgacatcagagggtgctgtaggtgtcctggagggcagggagtttgcccccggtgatgcgttgtgcagacctcactaccctcgggagagccttgcagttgtgggcggagcagttgccgtaccaggcggtgatacagcccgacaggatgacctcgattgtgcatctgtaaaagtttgtgagggttttaggtgacaagccgaatttcttcagcctcctgaggttgaagaggtgttGATGCATCTTcctcaccacgctgtctgtgtgggtggaccaattcagtttgtccgtgatgtgtacaccgaggaacttaaaactttccaccttctccactactgtcctgtcgatgtggatggggcgtgctccctctgctgtttcctgaagtccacaatcagctccttcgttttgttgacgttgagggagaggttatttccctgacaccactccgccagggccctcacctcctccctgtaggccgcctcgtcattgttggtaatcaggcctaccagtgTTGTGTCGTcttcaaacttgatgattgagttggaggcgtgtgtggccacacagtcgtaggtgaacagggagtacatgagggggctgagcacgcacccttgtggggcccctgtgttgaggatcagagtagtgtttcctaccttcaccacctgggggcggcccgtcagaaagtccaggacccagttgcacagggcggggttcagacccagagcCCCGAGCTTaacgatgagcttggagggtactatggtgttgaatgctgagctacagtcaacgaacagcattcttacataggtattactcttgtccagatgggatatggcagtgtgcagtgtgatggcgattgaatcgtctgtggatctattggggcggtaagcaaattggagtgggtttagggtggCCGGTAGggtgaggtgatatgatccttgactagtttctcaaagcacttcatgatgacagaagtgagtgctacggggcgatagtcgtttagctcagttaccttcactttcttgggtacaggaacaatggtggacatcttgacgcatgtgggaacagcagactgggatagggattgaatatgtccgtaaacacaccagccagctggtctgtgtatgcctctgaggacacggcttgtgatgctgtctgggccggcagccttgcgagggttaacacggttaaacgtcttactcacatcgaccacggagaacgagagcccgcGTCGGcgacactgtgttatcctcaaagcgggcgaagatgGTGTTTAGCTTGTTCAAGAGCAAGATGTCAGCGGTAATCAaattgctacccagactatttgcattgcccccccccccccccccccccccccaccacccctctgttcattatctacgcatagtcactttaactgtacctacatgtacatattacctcgactaaccggtgcccccacacattgcctctgtatcggtaccctctgtatatagcatCACTACTgtcattttactgctgctctttaattatgtgTTATATTTATTAGTACTTTtcacttatctattttttacttaacagttattaaaaaaaaaaaatacattgttggttaagggcttgtaggtaagcatttcactgtacggtctactacacctgttgtattcagcatttcactgtacggtctactacacctgttgtattcagcatttcactgtgaggtctacacctgttgtattcaccatttcactgtaaggtctactacacctgttgtattcagcatttcactgtaaggtctactacacctgttgtattcagcatttcactgtgaggtctactacacctgttgtattcagcatttcactgtacggtctactacacctgttgtattcagcatttcactgtacggtctactacacctgttgtattcagcatttcactgtacggtctactacacctgttgtattcagcatttcactgtgaggtctactacacctgttgtattcagcatttcactgtacggtctactacacctgttatattcagcatttcactgtacggtctactacacctgttatattcagcatttcactgtacggtctactacacctgttgtattcagcatttcactgtaaggtctactacacctgttgtattcagcatttcactgtacggtctactacacctgttgtattcagcatttcactgtgaggtctactacacctgttgtattcagcatttcactgtgaggtctactacacctgttgtattcagcatttcactgtaaggtctactacacctgttgtattcagcatttcactgtgaggtctactacacctgttgtattcagcatttcactgtgaggtctactacacctgttgtattcagcatttcactgtgaggtctactacacctgttgtattcagcatttcactgtacggtctactacacctgttgtattcagcatttcactgtacggtctactacacctgttgtattcagcatttcactgtacggtctactacacctgttgtattcagcatttcactgtacggtctactacacctgttgtattcagcatttcactgtacggtctactacacctgttatattcagcatttcactgtacggtctactacacctgttatattcagcatttcactgtacggtctactacacctgttgtattcagcatttcactgtacggtctactacacctgttatattcagcatttcactgtacggtctactacacctgttatattcagcatttcactgtacggtctactacacctgttgtattcagcatttcactgtaaggtctactacacctgttgtattcagcatttcactgtacggtctactacacctgttgtattcagcatttcactgtgaggtctactacacctgttgtattcagcatttcactgtgaggtctactacacctgttgtattcagcatttcactgtaaggtctactacacctgttgtattcagcatttcactgtgaggtctactacacctgttgtattcagcatttcactgtgaggtctactacacctgttgtattcagcatttcactgtgaggtctactacacctgttgtattcagcatttcactgtaaggtctactacacctgttgtattcagcatttcactgtacggtctactacacctgttgtattcagcatttcactgtacggtctactacacctgttgtattcagcatttcactgtaaggtctactacacctgttgtattcagcatttcactgtacggtctactacacctgttgtattcagcatttcactgtacggtctactacacctgttgtattcagcattttactgtacggtctactacacctgttgtattcagcatttcactgtgaggtctactacacctgttgtattcagcatttcactgtgaggtctacctacacctgttgtattcagcatttcactgtacggtctactacacctgttatattcagcatttcactgtgaggtctactacacctgttatattcagcatttcactgtacggtctactacacctgttgtattcagcatttcactgtaaggtctactacacctgttatattcagcatttcactgtgaggtctactacacctgttgtattcagcatttcactgtgaggtctactacacctgttatattcagcatttcactgtaaggtctactacacctgttgtattcagcatttcactgtacggtctactacacctgttgtattcagcatttcactgtaaggtctactacacctgttgtattcagcatttcactgtgaggtctactacacctgttgtattcagcatttcactgtaaggtctactacacctgttgtattcagcatttcactgtacggtctactacacctgttgtattcagcatttcactgtacggtctactacacctgttgtattcagcatttcactgaggtctactacacctgttgtattcagcatttcactgtacggtctactacacctgttgtattcagcatttcactgtacggtctactacacctgttatattcagcatttcactgtacggtctactacacctgttatattcagcatttcactgtacggtctactacacctgttgtattcagcatttcactgtacggtctactacacctgttgtattcagcatttcactgtacggtctactacacctgttgtattcagcatttcactgtacggtctactacacctgttgtattcagcatttcactgtacggtctactacacctgttatattcagcatttcactgtacggtctactacacctgttgtattcagcatttcactgtacggtctactacacctgttgtattcagcatttcactgtacggtctactacacctgttatattcagcatttcactgtgaggtctactacacctgttatattcagcatttcactgtgaggtctactacacctgttatattcagcatttcactgtgaggtctactacacctgttatattcagcatttcactgtaaggtctactacacctgttatattcagcatttcactgtaaggtctactacacctgttatattcagcatttcactgtgaggtctactacacctgttgtattcagcatttcactgtgaggtctactacacctgttatattcagcatttcactgtgaggtctactacacctgttgtattcagcatttcactgtacggtctactacacctgttgtattcagcatttcactgtacggtctactacacctgttgtattcagcatttcactgtgaggtctactacacctgttgtattcagcatttcactgtacggtctactacacctgttgtattcagcatttcactgtaaggtctacctacacctgttgtattcagcatttcactgtgaggtctactacacctgttgtattcagcatttcactgtacggtctactacacctgttgtattcagcatttcactgtgaggtctactacacctgttgtattcagcatttcactgtgaggtctactacacctgttgtattcagcatttcactgtgaggtctactacacctgttgtattcagcatttcactgtaaggtctactacacctgttgtattcagcatttcactgtgaggtctactacacctgttgtattcagcatttcactgtacggtctactacacctgttgtattcagcatttcactgtgaggtctactacacctgttgtattcagcatttcactgtgaggtctactacacctgttgtattcagcatttcactgtgaggtctactacacctgttgtattcagcatttcactgtaaggtctactaca
This genomic window from Salvelinus namaycush isolate Seneca unplaced genomic scaffold, SaNama_1.0 Scaffold382, whole genome shotgun sequence contains:
- the aimp1b gene encoding aminoacyl tRNA synthase complex-interacting multifunctional protein 1 encodes the protein MTVLSFSPSIPGLSALGKLDPKESEMIMEYFTTQVLLLKDKELLQKTVREEKKLLVENAKLKKDISDLKILLTEKQQKKKAKAATASKLTAPGSTASLSAPGTNPKPGRERDGRRRRGERKGRRERTKSESALEEEPRMDVSRLDLRIGRIVGVRYHPLAGALYVQEVDLGEPAPRTVVSALRHIPKEQLQGRLAVLLCNVRPCRVKGVVSTAMVLCGSAPNAHDNDNDDDAQVEFLEPPTNAVPGDRVTFYDYPGEPDRELSPREKVWEQILPDLQTDSRGVATYRGVGFEVRGKGLCRAPTLTNSSIK